A window of the Hordeum vulgare subsp. vulgare chromosome 5H, MorexV3_pseudomolecules_assembly, whole genome shotgun sequence genome harbors these coding sequences:
- the LOC123398453 gene encoding dehydration-responsive element-binding protein 1H-like: protein MAGSDQQRCSPSSPSLSSHLKRPAGRTKFKETRHPVYRGVRRRGSAGRWVCEVRVPGKRGERLWLGTHLTAEAAARAHDAAMLCLLDRRAPCLNFADSVWLLAVPSALSDLADVRRAALSAVADFQRREAASGAATRAQAAAALIDEGTCSQSAQSSMENTGSSSTSSSLPSADGMLEVPTTLGSNMFELDMSGEMDLDTYYAYFAEGLLLEPPQPPAAGACWDTDGGGADAALWSY, encoded by the coding sequence ATGGCCGGCTCCGATCAGCAGCGGTGCTCCCCTTCCTCGCCGTCGTTGTCCTCTCATCTGAAGCGCCCCGCCGGGCGCACCAAGTTCAAGGAGACGCGTCACCCGGTGTACCGCGGCGTGCGGCGCCGCGGCAGCGCCGGCCGGTGGGTGTGCGAGGTGCGCGTCCCCGGCAAGCGAGGCGAGCGGCTCTGGCTCGGGACGCACCTTACCGCCGAGGCGGCCGCGCGTGCGCACGACGCCGCCATGCTCTGCCTGCTCGACCGCCGCGCCCCGTGTCTCAACTTTGCCGACTCCGTCTGGCTCCTCGCCGTGCCGTCCGCGCTCTCCGATCTCGCTGATGTCCGGCGCGCGGCTCTCAGCGCCGTCGCGGATTTCCAGCGCCGGGAGGCCGCAAGCGGCGCCGCCACGAGGGCCCAGGCGGCGGCCGCCCTCATTGACGAGGGAACCTGTAGCCAATCCGCGCAGTCGTCCATGGAAAATACCGgctcgtcgtcgacgtcgtcatcCCTACCTTCAGCCGACGGAATGCTTGAGGTGCCGACCACACTGGGCAGCAACATGTTCGAGCTGGACATGTCCGGGGAAATGGACCTGGACACATACTATGCGTACTTCGCGGAGGGGCTTCTCCTGGAGCCGCCGCAACCGCCGGCCGCCGGCGCGTGCTGGGATACCGATGGCGGTGGAGCAGACGCCGCGCTCTGGAGCTACTAA